One window from the genome of Tachypleus tridentatus isolate NWPU-2018 chromosome 11, ASM421037v1, whole genome shotgun sequence encodes:
- the LOC143231293 gene encoding uncharacterized protein LOC143231293 — MREDYFSDRRHTEGGVVHAWTAIYISQINVNGTSNRYRTKFLSYARPRCGNNLMIQVDDATVHSKHILHDYFHQEDVTILPWSTKTPCCNPIHNCWVELSRKITSHDPKLASVAELQRLLVTGCDDITVNYINNVIIDSTPHHFVDVTELQEASNK; from the coding sequence ATGAGGGAAGACTATTTTTCTGATAGGAGACACACGGAAGGTGGTGTAGTACATGCTTGGACAGCTATTTATATAAGCCAGATAAACGTCAATGGCACCTCGAACAGGTATCGCACGAAGTTTCTGTCATACGCTAGGCCAAGATGTGGTAATAACCTTATGATCCAGGTTGACGATGCCACTGTCCACAGTAAACATATTTTACACGATTATTTCCACCAGGAGGACGTTACAATATTGCCCTGGTCAACAAAGACTCCATGCTGTAATCCCATTCATAACTGTTGGGTAGAACTAAGCCGGAAAATTACTAGCCATGACCCTAAACTAGCTTCTGTAGCTGAGTTGCAGCGCCTTCTAGTGACAGGTTGTGATGACATCACagtaaattacatcaataacgtCATCATCGACAGCACGCCACATCACTTTGTGGATGTTACTGAACTACAAGAAGCATCAAACAAGTAA